The Campylobacterota bacterium genome window below encodes:
- a CDS encoding Mur ligase family protein, which translates to MNLDEFLSAKPLFYDVIDYERFPRAYAMIADCLPKPAIVHIVGTNGKGSTGRFLAEALRRSGKRTGHYTSPHILRFNERIWIGGEEIGDAALEAVHRRLMKLLPAGVSESLSYFEYTTLLSMLAFEGCDWVVLEAGLGGEHDATNVFEKALSVFTPIDLDHAAFLGTTIEAVAQTKLRSMTRLALLGWQKHSEVETIARKIAHDKGTRLYTLGERVTPAMEENAWHIATKNGLSDYLRDNLLLSMAAFELLGFEAHAELFDQHALFGRLSKISHNVTLDVGHNPLAAREIVRAYAGKKVNLVYNTYRDKDYREILRILRPIVERVEIIDVNEPRIAERSDLESALGELQIPFVPFERTDEEKEYLVFGSFSVAETFLKRMNP; encoded by the coding sequence ATGAACCTAGACGAATTCCTCTCCGCCAAACCTCTGTTTTACGACGTCATCGATTACGAGCGCTTTCCGCGCGCGTACGCCATGATCGCCGATTGCCTCCCCAAACCCGCCATCGTCCACATCGTGGGGACGAACGGAAAAGGGAGCACGGGGCGTTTTCTCGCCGAAGCGCTCCGCCGCAGCGGAAAACGGACCGGACACTACACGTCGCCGCACATCCTCCGGTTCAACGAGCGCATCTGGATCGGGGGCGAAGAGATTGGCGACGCGGCGCTCGAAGCGGTCCACCGCCGACTTATGAAGCTCCTTCCCGCGGGCGTTTCCGAGTCGTTGAGCTATTTCGAATACACGACGCTGCTCTCTATGCTGGCGTTTGAGGGGTGTGACTGGGTCGTTCTCGAAGCGGGACTTGGGGGGGAACACGACGCGACGAACGTCTTTGAGAAAGCGTTGAGCGTTTTTACCCCGATCGATCTGGACCATGCCGCCTTTTTGGGGACGACGATCGAAGCGGTCGCGCAGACCAAACTGCGCAGCATGACCCGCCTCGCGCTGCTGGGATGGCAAAAACATTCCGAAGTCGAGACGATCGCGCGAAAGATCGCGCACGACAAGGGGACGAGGCTCTATACCCTTGGGGAACGGGTGACTCCGGCGATGGAGGAGAACGCATGGCATATTGCCACGAAAAACGGCCTCAGCGACTATCTGCGCGATAATCTGCTCCTCTCTATGGCCGCATTCGAACTGCTGGGATTCGAGGCGCACGCCGAGCTCTTCGATCAGCACGCGTTGTTCGGGAGGCTGAGCAAAATTTCCCACAACGTCACTCTCGACGTCGGCCACAACCCGCTTGCCGCCCGTGAAATCGTGCGGGCTTACGCCGGGAAAAAGGTAAACCTTGTCTACAACACCTACCGCGACAAGGATTACCGCGAGATCCTGCGGATTCTGAGGCCGATCGTCGAACGTGTCGAGATTATCGACGTAAACGAACCCCGGATCGCGGAGCGCAGCGACCTCGAATCGGCGCTGGGTGAACTGCAGATCCCCTTCGTTCCTTTCGAGCGGACGGATGAGGAAAAAGAGTATCTGGTCTTCGGCTCGTTCAGCGTGGCCGAGACGTTTTTGAAAAGGATGAACCCCTGA
- a CDS encoding diguanylate cyclase, whose translation MTIHQIVRNTVERLKNEGKTWTPDVYAEVFCAEAKKAGVAVEDCGGVERYTALLDKKTAEEIKLYRVKTTAELIRFLISKMSRLNPTEASALVEMLSSLAKQMAKSVELLHNAEASALARKTVAVLDERGGATQIDLLKQAWSNFLSIYDDTYLMKLAEFGPVDTANLRRTIEGLRFARAKEGGTGDYASAAQLVVASLVPSIAPKMDDATLKLSQKLKNSPQYLASSECEKEIKTAIAMRIALDKRSVEEMVHTLDRLLGKLSAQLIELIERSENSTAEIRDVKRDLEALEADKPADFKTAHKRLYTIATALEEKVEVLGKDLKIHNDKVERMGKKIAVLEAELAEAQQASREDFLTKLFNKRAVSEFLSLKEAEYERHDRSYSIAMLDLDHFKQINDTYGHEAGDAVLIAFAKILKEEARGTDTVGRYGGEEFIAILDTDIAGAKIFGEKIRSHVEQAHFMYQNHRIDVSVSIGVAERSEFDSEKALLKGADARLYDAKHKGRNRVEPA comes from the coding sequence ATGACCATACATCAGATCGTCCGCAATACGGTAGAGCGGCTTAAAAACGAGGGAAAAACCTGGACGCCGGACGTCTACGCCGAAGTTTTCTGCGCGGAGGCGAAAAAAGCGGGCGTTGCGGTCGAAGACTGCGGCGGTGTGGAGCGATACACCGCATTGCTGGACAAGAAGACGGCCGAAGAGATCAAACTTTACCGGGTCAAAACGACCGCCGAACTGATCCGTTTCCTGATTTCGAAAATGAGCCGTCTCAATCCCACCGAAGCGTCCGCGCTCGTGGAGATGCTCAGTTCGCTGGCCAAACAGATGGCCAAAAGCGTCGAGCTGCTGCACAACGCCGAAGCCTCCGCGCTGGCGCGAAAAACCGTCGCCGTTCTCGACGAACGGGGCGGGGCGACCCAGATCGACCTGCTCAAACAGGCGTGGAGCAATTTTCTCTCGATCTACGACGATACCTATCTGATGAAGCTTGCCGAATTCGGACCCGTCGATACGGCGAATCTGCGCCGGACGATCGAGGGGCTCCGTTTTGCGCGGGCGAAAGAGGGGGGTACGGGCGACTATGCGAGCGCCGCGCAGCTCGTCGTCGCGTCACTGGTCCCCTCAATCGCTCCCAAAATGGACGATGCGACCCTCAAGCTCTCCCAAAAACTCAAAAATTCGCCCCAATACCTCGCCTCGTCGGAGTGTGAAAAAGAGATCAAAACGGCCATCGCGATGCGGATCGCCCTGGACAAACGGAGCGTCGAGGAGATGGTCCATACGCTTGACCGTCTGTTGGGGAAACTCTCCGCACAGCTGATCGAGCTGATCGAGCGGAGCGAAAACTCCACTGCCGAGATCCGCGACGTCAAACGCGATCTTGAAGCACTCGAAGCGGACAAACCCGCCGATTTCAAAACGGCTCATAAACGGCTCTACACGATTGCCACGGCGCTGGAGGAAAAAGTCGAAGTGCTCGGCAAGGACCTCAAGATCCACAACGACAAAGTGGAGCGGATGGGCAAAAAAATCGCCGTGCTGGAAGCCGAACTGGCCGAAGCGCAGCAGGCATCGCGGGAGGATTTTCTCACCAAGCTGTTCAACAAACGGGCGGTGAGCGAATTTTTAAGCCTTAAAGAGGCGGAATACGAACGCCACGACCGAAGTTACAGCATCGCCATGCTCGATCTGGACCATTTCAAGCAGATCAACGACACCTACGGCCATGAAGCGGGGGATGCGGTGCTCATCGCGTTTGCCAAAATCCTCAAGGAAGAGGCGCGCGGAACCGACACCGTCGGGCGCTACGGCGGCGAGGAGTTTATCGCGATTCTGGATACCGACATCGCGGGGGCGAAAATTTTCGGCGAAAAGATCCGTTCCCACGTCGAGCAGGCCCATTTTATGTACCAGAATCATCGTATCGACGTCAGCGTCAGCATCGGCGTGGCCGAGCGAAGCGAATTTGACAGCGAAAAAGCGCTCCTCAAAGGGGCCGATGCCCGGCTCTACGATGCCAAACACAAAGGGCGAAACCGCGTCGAGCCCGCATGA